A genomic stretch from Planctomycetaceae bacterium includes:
- a CDS encoding response regulator gives MSAKKSRKAPANPLAHENKELRAQLAEAQETLRAIHEGEVDAVIVSGSQGEQVFSLVGAESVYRLIVETMKEAAFTVAFDGRILFCNAQFGQFVERPMEQIVGHSLNEFVKTDRATVSSLLAAAKQQPVKQRLVFQTADGAAVPAHVAANVLSQPDGLSICVVASDLRELENSTELIQQLRRQHEALQAANEELAAADEEMRVQNEELTASKSELDRTRAKYQDLFESAPDGYVVTDAEGTIQEMNHAAAMLLGKPGATLKGNPFPSLLLSEAARQEYLELLATLHSGAAPAPKLEVEVRSLEGRQFWASVTAAASRDEEGSIVGLRWLIHDISHRKATEESLHQYIGTLQAVAAVREAALTCATEKDLGVACLDIAQKVTGSKFGFIGQVNEQGLEDIAISNPGWDACNILDIGGHRQSVSSLKIHGIYGRVLLDGKTVLTNDPAKHPDRIGLPPGHPPLDAFLGVPLISEGKTIGMIGMANRPGGYAQGQQEALETLAPAFVEAFMRKQAEEALRQAKEELEQRVQERTAELRHRSQQLSRVVSELALTEQRERGRLAQVLHDGLQQLLVGAKFHLAVLERSGNAAMGKAIAGIMDLLDDSIETSRSLTAELSPPILHQGGLVPAMEWLARWMQEKHGLTIALSAERVPDAIGEDALILLFQATRELLFNVVKHAGVKSAAVRVGRFNGAIQITVADDGAGFDPGALTAEDAAGGYGLFSIKERLDLLGGSMEVDSAPGRGSRFTLIAPVAASGTPESLPPQRPASLVSVSIAPREQGTEGKIRVILVDDHVVMRQGLATLLKEEPDMVVIGEASDGESAVSLVRELGPDVVLMDVSMPGMNGIEAARILHAELPAVRIIGLSMFEQDEQAQAMLDAGASDYLTKSGPSEHLIAAIRGETSE, from the coding sequence ATGAGCGCAAAGAAGTCTCGCAAGGCCCCGGCCAATCCGCTCGCCCATGAGAATAAAGAACTCCGGGCGCAGCTTGCCGAAGCCCAGGAAACGTTACGGGCCATCCACGAAGGCGAGGTGGACGCGGTCATCGTCTCCGGCAGCCAGGGCGAACAGGTATTCTCGTTGGTGGGCGCCGAATCGGTCTATCGCCTGATTGTCGAGACGATGAAAGAGGCGGCCTTCACGGTCGCCTTCGACGGCAGAATACTCTTCTGCAATGCCCAGTTCGGGCAGTTCGTCGAGCGGCCGATGGAGCAGATCGTCGGACATTCGCTCAATGAGTTCGTCAAGACCGACCGTGCCACAGTATCCTCCCTGCTGGCCGCCGCAAAGCAGCAGCCCGTCAAACAGCGGCTGGTGTTCCAGACCGCCGATGGCGCAGCCGTGCCCGCGCACGTGGCCGCCAACGTACTGAGCCAGCCCGACGGGCTGAGCATTTGTGTCGTTGCCAGCGACCTGAGGGAACTGGAGAATTCGACCGAGTTGATCCAGCAGCTCCGCCGTCAGCACGAAGCGTTGCAGGCGGCCAACGAGGAACTGGCAGCGGCCGATGAGGAGATGCGGGTCCAGAACGAAGAGTTGACCGCATCGAAGTCCGAGCTGGACCGGACGCGGGCAAAGTATCAGGACCTCTTCGAATCGGCTCCGGATGGATATGTCGTCACGGACGCGGAGGGAACGATCCAGGAAATGAACCATGCGGCGGCGATGCTTCTGGGCAAGCCCGGCGCCACGCTGAAGGGCAATCCGTTCCCGTCCCTGCTGCTGTCCGAGGCGGCGCGGCAGGAGTATCTCGAACTTCTCGCAACCTTGCACTCTGGCGCGGCGCCTGCGCCCAAATTGGAGGTCGAGGTCCGTTCGCTGGAAGGCCGGCAATTCTGGGCCTCCGTTACTGCCGCCGCCTCCCGTGACGAGGAAGGCAGCATCGTCGGCCTGCGATGGTTGATCCACGACATCAGCCACCGTAAGGCCACAGAGGAGTCGCTGCATCAATATATCGGTACATTGCAGGCGGTTGCCGCCGTGCGTGAAGCGGCCCTGACCTGCGCGACTGAGAAGGACCTCGGTGTCGCCTGCCTGGATATCGCCCAGAAGGTTACGGGCAGCAAGTTTGGATTCATCGGCCAGGTTAATGAGCAAGGCCTTGAGGACATCGCCATCAGCAACCCCGGGTGGGATGCCTGCAATATCCTCGACATCGGCGGCCATCGCCAGTCGGTCAGCAGTCTCAAGATCCACGGCATCTATGGGCGCGTGCTTCTAGACGGTAAAACGGTCTTGACCAATGATCCCGCCAAACACCCCGACCGCATCGGACTTCCCCCAGGCCACCCGCCGCTCGATGCGTTCCTGGGTGTTCCATTGATCTCGGAGGGTAAGACGATAGGCATGATTGGCATGGCCAATCGTCCAGGAGGCTATGCCCAAGGGCAACAAGAGGCCCTGGAGACCCTGGCCCCGGCATTTGTTGAAGCATTCATGCGAAAACAGGCAGAAGAGGCCTTGCGCCAGGCCAAGGAAGAGCTGGAACAGCGGGTGCAGGAACGGACGGCCGAACTGAGGCACCGTTCCCAGCAGCTATCCCGTGTGGTATCCGAGTTGGCCCTGACAGAACAGCGTGAACGCGGCCGCCTGGCGCAGGTGCTGCACGACGGCCTGCAGCAACTGCTGGTGGGCGCCAAGTTCCATCTGGCGGTACTGGAGCGTTCAGGCAATGCCGCCATGGGCAAGGCGATTGCAGGCATCATGGATCTGCTGGATGATTCCATCGAGACTTCGCGCTCACTGACAGCCGAACTGAGCCCGCCGATCCTTCACCAGGGCGGATTGGTTCCGGCGATGGAGTGGCTGGCCCGATGGATGCAGGAGAAACACGGGCTGACGATTGCCCTGAGCGCAGAGAGAGTGCCGGATGCGATAGGAGAGGATGCCCTTATCCTGCTCTTTCAGGCGACGCGCGAACTTCTGTTCAATGTCGTCAAGCATGCCGGCGTTAAGTCAGCGGCTGTGCGCGTGGGGCGATTCAATGGGGCAATCCAGATCACCGTGGCTGACGATGGGGCTGGATTTGACCCTGGTGCTCTTACGGCCGAGGACGCGGCAGGCGGTTATGGACTCTTCAGCATCAAAGAGCGACTTGACCTTTTAGGAGGCAGCATGGAGGTTGACAGCGCGCCGGGCCGGGGCAGCCGGTTCACGCTGATTGCACCGGTGGCGGCGTCAGGCACGCCGGAATCGCTGCCGCCCCAGCGGCCAGCCTCCTTGGTATCGGTATCCATCGCCCCCAGAGAGCAAGGCACAGAGGGCAAGATTCGCGTTATTCTGGTAGACGATCATGTTGTCATGCGCCAGGGGCTGGCAACGCTACTGAAGGAAGAGCCCGACATGGTCGTCATCGGCGAGGCCTCCGACGGCGAGTCGGCCGTGAGCTTGGTGCGCGAACTCGGTCCCGATGTGGTGCTGATGGATGTTTCCATGCCAGGCATGAACGGCATTGAGGCCGCTCGCATTCTTCATGCCGAGTT